The genomic interval CGGCGCGTGCAAGATCGGCATCATGCCCGGCTACATCCACAAGCCCGGCCGCTACGGCATCGTCTCTCGCTCCGGCACCCTGACCTATGAGGCCGTCTGGCAGCTGACCAACCTCGGCTTCGGCCAGAGCACCTGCATCGGCATCGGCGGGGACCCGATCAACGGCACCTCCCAGACCGACGCCGTCCGCCTCTTCAACGAAGATCCGGACACCGACGCCATCCTCATGATCGGCGAGATCGGCGGCAGCGCGGAAGAGGAAGCCGCCGCCTACATCAAGTCTTACGTCAAAAAGCCCGTCGCCGCCTTCATTGCCGGCGCCAGCGCGCCTCCGGGCCGCCGCATGGGCCACGCCGGAGCCATCATCTCCGGCGGGAAGGGGACCGCGGCCGCCAAGATCGAGGCGCTCAAGGAGGCCGGCATCGCCATCTCCCCGACCCCCGCCGAGATGGGCCAGACCCTCGTCGATCACGTCAAAAAATCGAAATAATCGAAAGGAGAACGGAAGATGACTTTGGCTTCTCGCGGATTGGAAGGTGTGGTGGCGGCGGAAACCCGCCTGAGCGACGTGCGGGGCGCCGAAGGGCAGCTCATCTACGCCGGCTACGACATCAACGAACTGGCGGGCAAAGTCACCTTCGAGGAGATCGTCTACCTCCTCTGGCACCTGGAGCTGCCCACCCGCGCCCAGCTCAACGAGCTGAAGCAGGACCTGG from Verrucomicrobium sp. carries:
- the sucD gene encoding succinate--CoA ligase subunit alpha, translated to MSVLVGKNTRLLVQGITGKAGGFHAKSCMEYGTNVVAGVTPGRGGEKFEEKVPVFDTVLEAREQTQCNATMIFVPAPAAADSILEALDADIELIVCITEGIPVVDMMRVKAALEKKPQSRLIGPNCPGVITPGACKIGIMPGYIHKPGRYGIVSRSGTLTYEAVWQLTNLGFGQSTCIGIGGDPINGTSQTDAVRLFNEDPDTDAILMIGEIGGSAEEEAAAYIKSYVKKPVAAFIAGASAPPGRRMGHAGAIISGGKGTAAAKIEALKEAGIAISPTPAEMGQTLVDHVKKSK